A genomic stretch from Pseudomonas mendocina includes:
- the rssC gene encoding anti-sigma factor antagonist RssC, with amino-acid sequence MNPGRIQFAEQDGTFVLKFVGEVRLTLCSALDATIEKIFTALDFSAIVIDLTETRSIDSTTLGLLAKLSILSRQKIGLLPTVVTTHDDITRLLQSMGFDQVFNIVHKPVPCPECLDDLPSQDESEDVVRSKVLEAHRILMSLNESNREAFHDLVNALEHQ; translated from the coding sequence ATGAATCCTGGTCGAATTCAATTTGCCGAACAGGATGGGACTTTTGTTCTTAAGTTTGTCGGTGAAGTTCGTCTGACGCTTTGTTCAGCGTTGGATGCGACTATTGAAAAGATTTTCACTGCGTTGGACTTTTCGGCAATCGTGATTGATCTGACCGAAACGCGCAGTATCGACAGCACAACGCTGGGCCTGTTGGCCAAGCTGTCTATTCTTTCGCGCCAGAAAATCGGGCTGCTGCCGACAGTTGTCACCACCCACGACGACATTACTCGGCTGCTTCAGTCCATGGGCTTTGATCAAGTCTTCAATATCGTCCACAAACCGGTTCCGTGTCCGGAGTGTCTCGATGACTTGCCGTCGCAGGACGAGTCAGAAGACGTGGTGCGTTCCAAGGTGCTGGAGGCGCATCGGATTCTGATGAGCCTCAATGAGTCAAACCGCGAGGCCTTCCACGATCTGGTTAATGCGTTGGAGCATCAGTAA
- a CDS encoding ABC transporter permease, translating into MIFDVNVIWENLPLYFEGLLVTLKILSISLAVGLAVAVPLGLMRISRSAWVNFPAWLYTYVIRGTPMLVQLFLIYYGLAQFDLVRESSLWPYFSSATFCACLAFAINTSAYTAEILAGSLKATPYGEIEAAKAMGMSRGKLYRRILLPSALRRALPQYSNEVIMMLHGTSLASIVTLVDITGAARTVSSQYYLPFEAFITAGLFYLLLTLILVRLFKLAERRWLAYLAPRKS; encoded by the coding sequence ATGATATTTGATGTGAATGTGATCTGGGAAAACCTGCCGCTTTATTTTGAGGGGTTGTTGGTCACCCTTAAGATTCTTTCTATTTCTCTGGCTGTAGGTTTGGCGGTTGCGGTTCCGCTTGGTCTGATGCGTATTTCTCGCTCGGCGTGGGTCAACTTTCCGGCCTGGTTGTATACCTATGTAATTCGTGGCACGCCAATGTTGGTGCAACTGTTCCTGATCTATTACGGTCTGGCTCAGTTCGACTTGGTACGGGAAAGCAGCCTGTGGCCTTATTTCTCCAGTGCGACCTTTTGCGCGTGTTTGGCATTTGCCATCAACACCAGTGCCTATACCGCCGAGATTCTGGCTGGGAGCCTGAAGGCGACGCCCTATGGTGAAATTGAAGCGGCCAAGGCGATGGGGATGTCCCGTGGCAAGCTTTACCGGCGCATTTTGCTCCCGTCTGCCTTGCGCCGGGCTCTGCCACAATACAGTAATGAGGTGATCATGATGCTGCATGGCACTAGCCTTGCCTCAATCGTGACATTGGTCGATATCACCGGTGCTGCGCGTACCGTGAGTTCACAGTACTACTTGCCATTTGAGGCGTTCATTACCGCAGGGCTGTTCTATCTACTGCTGACGCTTATTCTGGTGCGACTGTTCAAACTGGCAGAGCGCCGCTGGTTGGCCTATCTGGCGCCGCGTAAGTCATGA
- the tal gene encoding transaldolase — MTSKLEQLKQFTTVVADTGDLDAISRLKPVDATTNPSLLLKAAALPGYSSLLQKSIQSARGDLGLASDHFGVAVGSEILKVIPGRISTEVDARLSFDTQATLRRAERLIGLYEAAGIGRERVLIKIASTWEGIQAAEQLEKAGIQCNLTLLFAFAQAQACADAGVFLISPFVGRIYDWYKKVEGRDYTAEEDPGVQSVTRIYNYYKAHSYQTVVMGASFRNIGQIEQLAGCDRLTISPELLQQLADDQQPLSRKLNPGHTAEGKQTLTEAQFRWGMNEDAMATEKLAEGIRLFTRDQEKLEKLLASLA, encoded by the coding sequence ATGACATCCAAGCTGGAACAACTCAAACAATTCACCACAGTGGTCGCCGACACCGGCGACCTTGACGCCATTTCTCGCCTGAAGCCGGTTGATGCAACAACCAACCCCTCGCTGCTGCTCAAAGCAGCCGCTCTGCCCGGTTATAGCTCACTGCTGCAAAAGTCTATCCAAAGCGCCAGAGGCGATCTTGGCTTGGCCAGCGATCATTTCGGCGTCGCTGTCGGCAGTGAAATCCTTAAGGTTATCCCGGGGCGCATCTCCACAGAAGTTGATGCCCGGCTTTCCTTCGACACCCAGGCGACCCTACGCCGCGCCGAGCGCCTGATCGGCCTGTACGAAGCAGCCGGCATCGGCCGTGAGCGGGTGCTTATCAAGATCGCCTCCACCTGGGAAGGTATTCAGGCCGCCGAGCAACTGGAAAAAGCCGGTATTCAGTGCAACCTGACCTTGCTGTTCGCCTTTGCCCAAGCACAGGCCTGTGCTGACGCCGGTGTATTCCTGATTTCACCGTTCGTTGGGCGTATCTACGACTGGTACAAAAAAGTTGAGGGTCGCGACTACACCGCCGAAGAAGATCCAGGCGTGCAGTCCGTAACTCGCATCTACAACTACTACAAGGCGCACAGCTACCAGACCGTGGTAATGGGTGCCAGCTTCCGCAATATCGGCCAGATTGAACAACTGGCTGGCTGCGATCGCCTGACGATTAGCCCCGAGCTGTTACAGCAACTAGCCGATGATCAGCAGCCCCTCAGCCGTAAGCTCAACCCAGGCCACACAGCCGAGGGCAAGCAGACACTGACTGAAGCGCAGTTCCGCTGGGGCATGAACGAAGATGCCATGGCCACCGAGAAGCTCGCAGAAGGCATTCGCTTGTTCACTCGCGACCAAGAGAAACTGGAAAAGCTTCTCGCCAGCCTAGCCTAA
- a CDS encoding DUF4824 family protein: MKLGSQLFLGIGLITAVNVAILSGVYLNRQMPADSVVELSERELAVAFGRGSYDFHTGAQLGLRYRWPTVDGAEQGIRADQLRRLGFDVSPEPASCNSLLLPRFSERKALLVLELNGDSYRAEVERGRQAQVVARQRLKAKPGSKMLARAIETADKDLEYQTMHASRLMVVDSGLDPIELRALYPDRTKYVLLPVKLRPGIRAAAGASGFCVPYASATQLNGAIHLPVGFRAELVRNQTEGSRADVKPFIAKIAFGKRLEPWILSMNRVMR; the protein is encoded by the coding sequence ATGAAACTAGGTTCTCAGTTGTTTCTAGGCATAGGGCTTATTACAGCTGTAAACGTTGCAATTCTGTCTGGGGTCTATCTGAATCGGCAGATGCCCGCTGACAGTGTTGTAGAGCTTTCTGAGCGGGAGCTGGCTGTCGCCTTTGGTCGTGGTAGTTACGATTTCCATACCGGGGCCCAGTTGGGGCTTAGATATCGTTGGCCCACAGTGGATGGCGCTGAGCAAGGGATAAGGGCAGATCAACTGCGCAGGTTAGGATTCGATGTGAGTCCGGAGCCTGCTAGCTGCAATAGTCTTCTGCTGCCCAGGTTTTCTGAGCGCAAAGCATTACTGGTGTTGGAGTTAAATGGCGATTCTTACCGGGCTGAAGTCGAGCGAGGGCGTCAGGCTCAGGTCGTAGCGCGGCAGCGTTTAAAGGCTAAGCCTGGAAGCAAGATGCTCGCACGGGCGATTGAAACAGCTGACAAGGATCTTGAGTATCAAACCATGCATGCCAGTCGCCTGATGGTGGTTGACTCAGGTTTAGACCCGATCGAGTTGAGGGCGCTTTATCCCGATCGAACGAAGTATGTGCTACTGCCTGTGAAACTACGGCCTGGAATTCGTGCGGCAGCAGGGGCGTCCGGTTTCTGTGTTCCTTATGCGAGTGCGACGCAGTTGAATGGGGCGATTCATCTCCCTGTAGGTTTTCGAGCCGAACTGGTACGAAATCAAACGGAGGGTAGTCGAGCTGATGTTAAGCCTTTCATTGCAAAAATAGCGTTCGGTAAGCGTCTTGAACCTTGGATATTGAGCATGAATCGCGTGATGCGCTGA
- the dusA gene encoding tRNA dihydrouridine(20/20a) synthase DusA has protein sequence MPKPTPSSTQTTRPTLSRRFSVAPMMDWTDRHCRYFHRQLSQHALLYTEMVTTGAILHGDAERFLRHNTAEYPLALQLGGSTPADLAASAKMGQQAGYDEINLNVGCPSDRVQNNMIGACLMGHPQLVADCVKAMQDAVEIPVTVKHRIGINGRDSYAELCDFVGTVKEAGCTSFTVHARIAILEGLSPKENREIPPLRYDVAARLKQDFPELELILNGGIKTLAECEQHLQVFDGVMLGREAYQNPYLLAFVDQQLFGSERPVLSRFEAFNSMRDYIAAHIEDGGNMHHITRHMLGMAQGFKGARKFRQMLSVDIHKTDKPLTLFDQVGELLQGH, from the coding sequence ATGCCCAAGCCAACCCCCTCATCGACACAAACCACGCGCCCTACACTGTCCCGCCGCTTTAGCGTTGCGCCGATGATGGATTGGACGGACAGGCACTGCCGCTACTTTCACCGCCAGCTGTCACAGCATGCGCTGCTCTACACAGAGATGGTCACGACCGGCGCAATCTTGCACGGTGATGCCGAGCGTTTTTTGCGACACAACACAGCTGAATACCCACTAGCCCTGCAATTGGGCGGAAGCACACCTGCAGATTTGGCAGCTAGCGCCAAGATGGGTCAGCAAGCAGGGTACGATGAGATTAACCTGAACGTAGGCTGCCCCAGCGACCGGGTGCAGAACAACATGATTGGCGCCTGCCTGATGGGACATCCGCAGTTAGTTGCTGATTGCGTGAAGGCTATGCAAGATGCCGTGGAAATCCCTGTTACGGTCAAACACCGTATTGGCATCAATGGCCGCGACAGCTATGCCGAACTGTGCGACTTTGTCGGCACAGTCAAAGAGGCTGGCTGCACCAGCTTCACCGTCCACGCACGCATCGCCATTCTTGAGGGACTCTCTCCCAAGGAGAATCGCGAAATTCCCCCCCTGCGTTACGACGTCGCAGCACGACTCAAACAGGACTTCCCCGAGCTTGAACTCATCCTTAACGGTGGTATCAAGACCCTTGCAGAATGCGAACAGCATCTACAGGTGTTCGATGGCGTGATGTTAGGTCGTGAGGCATACCAGAACCCCTATCTGCTGGCATTTGTTGATCAGCAACTGTTCGGATCGGAGCGCCCCGTATTGAGCCGATTCGAAGCCTTTAACAGCATGCGTGACTACATTGCGGCCCACATCGAAGATGGCGGCAACATGCACCATATCACCCGGCACATGCTGGGCATGGCCCAAGGTTTTAAGGGCGCGCGCAAGTTCCGCCAAATGCTTTCGGTCGACATCCACAAAACGGACAAACCTTTAACGCTATTTGATCAGGTTGGCGAATTGCTGCAAGGGCACTGA
- a CDS encoding DUF2157 domain-containing protein: MASVNKTEAQQRADDIGIFNRELGRLEGAGVLHLSDEQRGNLHRYQEQLLKGYLEAFDIDRDQQTRQLSLGMRVASLLGALALAASLFFLFNQFWGDLSTISQVVILIGSSVLTCCLTYVLRRFDSSGYFCKLSAVVAFTSLVLNVVLMGDIFNVEPSARAFLPWAAYGLLLAYSCNSRLLLILGLVCGGVFVASWLGSLAGAPWDSFIEHPESFLLSGIVIFFLPLLFNQRKYDGFAAVYRVIGLLGLFIPILCLSYWGGGVI, encoded by the coding sequence ATGGCGAGTGTAAATAAGACCGAAGCGCAGCAGCGTGCTGATGATATCGGTATTTTTAATCGTGAGCTTGGGCGCCTCGAAGGGGCCGGTGTCCTGCATCTTTCGGATGAGCAGCGGGGCAATTTGCATCGTTATCAGGAACAACTGCTCAAGGGCTATCTTGAGGCATTTGACATAGATCGAGACCAGCAGACACGCCAGTTGTCTCTAGGTATGCGTGTGGCATCGTTGCTAGGTGCTTTGGCATTGGCCGCCAGTCTGTTCTTTCTCTTCAACCAGTTTTGGGGTGATTTATCCACGATAAGTCAGGTCGTTATTCTGATCGGCAGCAGTGTATTGACCTGCTGCTTGACTTACGTGCTGCGTCGCTTCGACAGTTCGGGCTATTTCTGCAAGCTTTCCGCGGTGGTCGCGTTCACCAGCCTGGTGCTGAATGTCGTTTTGATGGGGGATATTTTCAATGTCGAGCCCTCTGCCAGAGCTTTTCTGCCTTGGGCGGCATATGGGCTGTTGCTTGCCTATAGCTGCAACTCGCGATTGTTGTTGATTTTAGGGTTGGTTTGCGGAGGTGTATTCGTGGCCTCCTGGCTAGGGAGTCTTGCGGGTGCTCCGTGGGATTCGTTTATCGAGCACCCTGAGAGCTTTTTGTTGTCAGGGATAGTGATTTTTTTCCTGCCCCTGCTGTTCAATCAACGTAAATACGATGGCTTTGCAGCAGTTTACCGAGTGATAGGTCTGTTAGGTCTTTTCATCCCGATTTTGTGTCTTTCATATTGGGGAGGGGGAGTTATCTGA
- a CDS encoding ABC transporter permease, with the protein MLNGYGSTILEGAWVTLALALTSMAVAIVLGLVGAACRLSPVKWLSFLGETYSTVIRGIPDLVLILLIFYGGQDMVNRIAPMLGHEDYIDINPFIAGVFTMGFIFGAYLSETFRGAFMAIPRGQAEAGLAYGLSSRQVFFRILVPQMIRFAIPGFTNNWLVLAKATALISVVGLQDMMFKAKSAADATREPFTFYLAVAALYLVITSVSLLALRYLEKRYSVGIRSAEL; encoded by the coding sequence ATGCTTAATGGCTATGGCTCGACCATTCTTGAAGGTGCCTGGGTCACTCTAGCTTTGGCGTTGACATCCATGGCGGTGGCAATTGTGCTGGGGTTGGTTGGGGCTGCCTGTCGGCTCTCACCGGTAAAGTGGCTCTCATTTTTGGGGGAGACCTACTCGACGGTGATCCGTGGTATTCCTGACTTGGTACTGATCTTGCTGATCTTTTATGGCGGGCAGGACATGGTCAATCGAATTGCACCGATGCTAGGCCATGAGGATTACATTGATATTAATCCGTTTATCGCGGGTGTCTTCACCATGGGCTTTATCTTTGGGGCCTACTTGTCGGAGACATTTCGTGGTGCCTTCATGGCAATCCCCAGAGGGCAGGCTGAAGCAGGCCTGGCTTACGGTTTGAGCAGCCGCCAGGTTTTTTTCCGCATTCTTGTGCCGCAGATGATCCGTTTCGCTATCCCCGGTTTTACTAATAACTGGCTGGTTCTGGCTAAGGCTACGGCGCTAATTTCGGTGGTGGGGTTACAGGACATGATGTTTAAGGCTAAGAGCGCCGCTGATGCGACGCGTGAGCCGTTTACCTTTTATCTTGCTGTTGCTGCGTTGTATTTGGTGATTACCAGTGTCTCGCTGCTGGCACTGCGTTACCTGGAAAAGCGCTATTCGGTCGGCATTAGATCCGCTGAATTGTAA
- the rssB gene encoding two-component system response regulator RssB produces MHKTSATLLIIDDDDVVRASLAAYLEDSGFHVLQAANALQGLEVFQSKSPDLVICDLRMPQIDGLELIRRINALQVETPVIVVSGAGVMTDAVEALRLGAVDYLIKPLADLAVLEHSVNRALDRVNLRKENQRYREQLESTNRELQASLHLLQEDQNAGRQVQMNMLPETPGQIDDFRFAHQIIPSLYLSGDFVDYFRVDDSRIAFYLADVSGHGASSAFITVLLKFMTTRLLYESRRAGVLPDFKPSEVLGHINRGLISCKLGKHVTMLGGVIDQTTNRLTYSIGGHLPLPVLYANGEAQYLEGRGLPVGLFQEAEYTDLQLDLPESFSLTLLSDGIFDLLPGETLKDKEAELPKLIASAGGTLDGLREAFGLAKLHDMPDDIALLVLSRNLA; encoded by the coding sequence ATGCACAAAACCAGTGCCACGCTGCTGATAATTGATGACGACGATGTAGTGCGAGCCAGTCTGGCTGCCTACCTTGAAGACAGTGGTTTTCACGTACTGCAGGCCGCGAATGCGTTGCAGGGCCTGGAAGTCTTTCAAAGCAAATCTCCGGATCTTGTCATCTGTGATCTGCGCATGCCGCAGATTGATGGCTTGGAGCTGATTCGTCGGATCAACGCACTCCAGGTTGAAACCCCCGTCATTGTGGTGTCTGGCGCGGGCGTTATGACGGATGCAGTTGAAGCGTTGCGTTTGGGCGCGGTGGATTATCTGATCAAGCCGCTGGCCGATCTCGCCGTGCTGGAGCATTCAGTTAATCGCGCTTTGGATCGCGTGAATCTGCGCAAAGAAAACCAGCGTTATCGGGAACAGCTTGAGTCCACTAACCGTGAGCTTCAGGCCAGCCTGCATCTGTTGCAGGAAGACCAGAATGCAGGGCGACAGGTGCAGATGAACATGCTGCCTGAAACGCCTGGTCAGATTGATGACTTCCGCTTTGCTCACCAGATCATCCCTTCCCTGTACCTGTCAGGTGACTTCGTCGATTACTTCCGTGTTGACGACTCGCGCATCGCCTTCTATCTGGCGGACGTGTCGGGGCATGGCGCCTCATCGGCTTTTATCACCGTATTGCTCAAGTTTATGACCACTCGGCTGCTGTACGAGTCCCGCCGTGCTGGTGTTTTACCTGACTTTAAACCGTCCGAGGTTCTGGGCCACATAAATCGGGGACTGATCAGTTGCAAGTTAGGTAAACATGTCACCATGTTGGGTGGTGTAATCGACCAGACGACTAACCGCCTGACCTACAGCATTGGTGGGCATCTACCGCTTCCAGTACTCTATGCCAATGGTGAGGCGCAGTATCTGGAGGGCAGGGGGCTGCCGGTGGGGTTGTTCCAAGAGGCGGAATACACCGATTTGCAGCTGGATTTACCGGAGTCATTCAGCCTGACATTGCTGTCTGACGGCATCTTCGACCTGCTGCCTGGCGAAACGCTTAAGGACAAAGAAGCCGAGCTGCCCAAGCTAATTGCTTCTGCAGGTGGAACTTTGGACGGTCTGCGCGAAGCATTTGGGCTGGCCAAGTTGCATGATATGCCGGATGATATTGCGTTGCTGGTGTTAAGCAGGAACCTTGCATGA
- a CDS encoding ATP-binding cassette domain-containing protein has translation MYKLEVQDLHKRYGDHEVLKGVSLAAKAGDVISIIGSSGSGKSTFLRCINLLEQPHSGRILLNNEELKLRPGKDGALRAADDKQLQRMRSRLSMVFQHFNLWSHMNVLENVIEAPVHVLGISKREALEKAEHYLNQVGVAHRKHAYPAHMSGGEQQRVAIARALAMEPEVMLFDEPTSALDPELVGDVLKVMQVLAQEGRTMVVVTHEMGFAREVSNQLIFLHKGLVEETGCPREVLASPKSERLQQFLSGSLK, from the coding sequence ATGTACAAACTTGAAGTACAGGATCTGCATAAACGCTATGGCGACCATGAGGTGTTGAAGGGCGTGTCGCTGGCGGCTAAAGCGGGTGATGTCATCAGTATTATCGGCTCCAGTGGTTCAGGTAAGAGTACCTTTCTGCGCTGTATCAATTTGCTTGAACAGCCACACAGCGGGCGGATTCTGCTCAATAACGAAGAGCTAAAGCTGCGGCCGGGCAAAGATGGAGCTTTGCGCGCGGCAGATGATAAGCAGTTGCAGCGCATGCGTTCGCGCTTGTCCATGGTCTTCCAGCATTTCAATCTCTGGTCCCACATGAATGTGCTGGAGAACGTGATAGAAGCTCCTGTGCATGTGTTGGGCATCAGCAAGCGTGAGGCGTTGGAAAAGGCTGAGCATTACTTGAACCAAGTTGGAGTGGCTCATCGCAAGCATGCTTATCCGGCTCATATGAGTGGTGGCGAGCAGCAGCGCGTGGCCATTGCCCGTGCGTTGGCGATGGAGCCTGAGGTCATGCTGTTTGATGAGCCGACGTCCGCACTTGACCCTGAGTTGGTTGGGGATGTGCTGAAGGTTATGCAGGTTTTGGCGCAGGAAGGGCGTACCATGGTGGTGGTTACTCACGAAATGGGTTTTGCTCGTGAAGTCTCCAATCAGCTGATATTTCTACATAAAGGCCTAGTTGAGGAGACAGGTTGTCCGCGAGAGGTCCTGGCCAGTCCTAAATCTGAACGCTTACAGCAGTTTCTTTCCGGCAGTTTGAAGTAG
- the acs gene encoding acetate--CoA ligase, with product MSAASLYPVRPEVAAASLTDEATYKAMYQQSVINPDGFWREQAKRIDWIKPFTKVKQTSFDDHHVDIKWFADGTLNVSYNCLDRHLEERGDQVAIIWEGDDPSEHQEITYRQLHEQVCKFANALRGQDVHRGDVVTIYMPMIPQAVVAMLACARIGAIHSVVFGGFSPEALAGRIIDCKSKVVITADEGVRGGKKTPLKANVDDALTNPETNSIQKVIVCKRTGGNIKWNQHRDIWFEDLMAVASSHCAPKEMGAEEALFILYTSGSTGKPKGVQHTTGGYLVYAALTHERVFDYRPGDVYWCTADVGWVTGHSYIVYGPLANGATTVLFEGVPNYPDITRVSKIVDKHKVNILYTAPTAIRAMMAEGTAAVEGANGSSLRLLGSVGEPINPEAWNWYYKTVGQERCPIVDTWWQTETGGILISPLPGATALKPGSATRPFFGVQPALVDNLGNLLDGATEGNLVIIDSWPGQARTLYGDHDRFVDTYFKTFKGMYFTGDGARRDEDGYYWITGRVDDVLNVSGHRMGTAEIESAMVAHPKVAEAAVVGVPHDIKGQGIYVYVTLNGGEQTSEQLRLELKNWVRREIGPIATPDVIQWAPGLPKTRSGKIMRRILRKIATAEYDSLGDISTLADPSVVQHLIDTHREMSVA from the coding sequence ATGAGTGCTGCGTCCTTGTATCCCGTGCGCCCTGAGGTGGCTGCTGCGTCGCTGACTGATGAGGCGACTTACAAAGCCATGTATCAGCAGTCGGTAATCAATCCCGATGGTTTCTGGCGTGAGCAGGCCAAGCGGATCGACTGGATTAAGCCTTTCACCAAGGTCAAACAGACGTCATTTGACGATCACCATGTGGATATCAAATGGTTTGCTGACGGTACGTTGAACGTCTCATACAACTGCCTTGACCGCCATCTGGAAGAGCGCGGCGATCAGGTCGCAATTATCTGGGAAGGGGACGATCCTTCCGAGCATCAGGAAATCACTTACCGCCAGTTGCATGAGCAAGTGTGTAAGTTTGCCAACGCACTGCGTGGCCAAGATGTGCATCGCGGTGACGTTGTCACCATCTACATGCCGATGATCCCACAAGCCGTAGTTGCCATGTTGGCATGCGCGCGCATTGGTGCGATTCACTCGGTGGTGTTTGGTGGTTTCTCACCTGAGGCGCTGGCGGGTCGGATCATTGACTGCAAATCCAAGGTCGTCATTACTGCGGATGAAGGTGTACGTGGCGGCAAGAAAACCCCGCTCAAGGCCAACGTCGACGATGCACTGACTAACCCGGAAACCAATAGCATCCAGAAAGTGATTGTTTGCAAGCGCACTGGCGGCAACATCAAGTGGAACCAGCATCGCGATATCTGGTTTGAGGACTTGATGGCTGTTGCTTCTAGCCACTGTGCTCCGAAGGAGATGGGGGCTGAGGAAGCTCTGTTTATCCTCTATACCTCTGGCTCGACCGGTAAGCCGAAAGGTGTACAGCACACCACTGGCGGCTACCTTGTGTATGCAGCCCTGACCCATGAGCGTGTATTCGATTACCGTCCTGGCGATGTTTACTGGTGCACGGCTGACGTGGGTTGGGTAACTGGCCACAGTTACATTGTTTACGGCCCGCTGGCCAACGGCGCGACCACCGTTTTGTTTGAGGGTGTGCCTAACTACCCGGATATCACTCGCGTCTCCAAAATCGTCGACAAGCACAAAGTCAATATTCTCTACACTGCGCCGACTGCAATTCGCGCCATGATGGCGGAAGGCACGGCTGCAGTTGAGGGCGCTAACGGTTCAAGCTTGCGTTTGCTGGGCTCGGTTGGAGAACCAATTAACCCTGAAGCTTGGAACTGGTACTACAAAACTGTAGGCCAGGAGCGCTGCCCGATCGTTGACACTTGGTGGCAGACAGAGACTGGCGGCATTCTTATCAGCCCGCTACCGGGTGCTACCGCCCTGAAGCCAGGCTCGGCGACCCGTCCGTTCTTCGGCGTTCAACCGGCGCTGGTTGATAATTTGGGTAACCTGCTGGATGGCGCTACTGAGGGGAATCTGGTCATCATTGATTCTTGGCCAGGCCAGGCGCGTACTTTGTACGGTGATCACGATCGCTTTGTGGATACCTACTTCAAAACGTTCAAGGGCATGTACTTCACTGGTGACGGTGCCCGTCGTGATGAAGATGGTTATTACTGGATTACGGGACGCGTGGATGACGTGCTTAACGTCTCCGGCCACCGTATGGGCACTGCCGAAATCGAAAGCGCCATGGTTGCCCACCCGAAAGTGGCAGAGGCAGCCGTTGTGGGTGTGCCGCACGACATCAAAGGGCAGGGCATTTATGTCTATGTCACCCTTAATGGTGGCGAGCAGACCTCCGAGCAGTTGCGCCTGGAGCTGAAAAACTGGGTGCGCCGTGAAATTGGTCCGATCGCGACGCCGGACGTTATCCAGTGGGCGCCGGGCCTCCCAAAAACCCGTTCAGGCAAGATCATGCGCCGTATCCTGCGCAAGATTGCAACTGCTGAGTACGACAGCCTTGGGGATATCTCCACGCTAGCTGATCCAAGTGTAGTCCAGCACCTGATTGATACACATCGTGAGATGAGCGTAGCCTGA
- a CDS encoding ABC transporter substrate-binding protein produces the protein MKKIALLGALALSMLSPLVIADEAKPLRIGIEAAYPPFAFKTPDGKISGFDYDIGVALCEEMKVECKWIEQEFDGLIPALKVRKFDAVLSSMSITEDRKRSVDFTGKYYATPAKLAMKEGAVLNDVKTDLKGKKIGVQRSSVYDRYASDVFAKDGAEIVRYTSQNEIFLDLNAGRLDATLADSVNIADGFLKTDAGKGFAFVGPDFTDVKYFGEGQGIAVRKGDKALAEKISAAILAIRANGKYKEVQDKYFSFDVYGN, from the coding sequence ATGAAGAAGATTGCACTGCTCGGCGCATTGGCGCTGTCTATGCTGTCTCCGCTGGTTATCGCGGATGAGGCCAAGCCTCTGCGTATTGGGATTGAGGCTGCCTATCCACCGTTTGCCTTCAAAACTCCGGATGGAAAAATTAGTGGTTTTGATTACGACATCGGCGTTGCGCTGTGTGAAGAGATGAAGGTTGAGTGTAAATGGATCGAGCAAGAGTTTGATGGCCTGATCCCAGCACTCAAAGTGCGCAAATTTGATGCGGTGCTGTCTTCCATGTCTATTACTGAAGACCGTAAGCGCTCAGTTGATTTCACCGGCAAGTACTACGCTACCCCGGCTAAGCTGGCCATGAAGGAGGGGGCAGTGCTGAATGATGTGAAAACCGACCTTAAGGGCAAAAAGATCGGTGTTCAGCGCTCTTCTGTATATGACCGGTATGCCTCTGATGTCTTTGCTAAGGACGGTGCAGAGATCGTGCGTTATACCTCGCAGAATGAAATCTTCCTGGATCTGAATGCGGGGCGACTAGATGCTACGCTGGCTGACTCGGTGAATATTGCAGATGGCTTCCTCAAGACCGATGCAGGTAAGGGCTTTGCTTTTGTTGGCCCAGATTTCACTGATGTGAAGTACTTCGGTGAGGGGCAGGGCATCGCTGTGCGTAAAGGTGACAAGGCCCTGGCGGAGAAAATCAGTGCCGCCATCTTGGCTATTCGTGCCAATGGCAAATACAAAGAAGTACAAGATAAGTACTTCTCCTTCGACGTATACGGCAACTGA